In the Mytilus trossulus isolate FHL-02 chromosome 1, PNRI_Mtr1.1.1.hap1, whole genome shotgun sequence genome, one interval contains:
- the LOC134709271 gene encoding uncharacterized protein LOC134709271, translating into MNSEEEEIMVKLHQEFMDYLDAKFLVDFLYNHKVLAVEDCNRIKNTEPVSERTRELLFMLPRIIPSLDLFFHALNECGYSFLANKIKDSNMYINRQHKCRLFGTKRYHLVNYRHELKRLTHSGKHDQLREEINKMQTMWEMAVQVNFKGMTENDQRGLADRYFYALDADCEFRRVIFDKTCVESDLFQRIRDLSKYTSEVNIPNMLCFARYGSAIFMANKKEFEKAHSYIKEAKQLFYLVKACRETGVVLYIEYNMFNIIYSDTMQYNQREHLLELGRQAIDHFQKEKKTNPEVAIDFFRMFSLKLAHLHLGIGLFGNYLKTAVPNKDIDEGKRLLKIIKDNKQMWERMEVRWKWFYYTALGRVSHLENCPNEALENTKHALSVAENGKGNNENEIKSSKETIKYIEDQLYLQQRRWYFCNII; encoded by the coding sequence ATGAACTCAGAAGAGGAAGAAATAATGGTAAAACTTCATCAAGAATTCATGGATTATTTGGATGCAAAATTTCTTGTTGATTTCTTGTACAACCACAAAGTATTGGCAGTAGAGGATTGTAACAGAATTAAAAACACGGAACCGGTAAGTGAGAGGACTAGAGAACTGTTATTTATGCTCCCGAGAATAATACCGTCTTTAGACTTGTTTTTCCATGCACTTAATGAATGTGGATACAGCTTTTTagcaaacaaaatcaaagatagtaacatgtatataaatagacAGCATAAATGCCGATTATTTGGAACTAAGAGATATCATCTTGTGAATTATCGTCATGAATTAAAAAGGTTAACCCATTCTGGAAAACATGATCAATTAAGagaagaaatcaataaaatgcaAACAATGTGGGAAATGGCCGTCCAAGTTAACTTTAAAGGCATGACAGAAAATGATCAACGTGGCCTTGCAGATCGTTATTTCTATGCTCTGGACGCCGATTGCGAATTTAGAAGAGTAATATTTGACAAAACATGTGTAGAGAGTGACTTATTTCAGAGAATTCGTGACTTGTCCAAGTATACGTCTGAAGTTAATATTCCCAACATGCTTTGTTTTGCCCGATATGGCTCGGCCATCTTCATGgctaataaaaaagaatttgaaaaagcACATAGTTACATTAAAGAGGCTAAACAGCTATTTTATCTTGTTAAAGCTTGCCGAGAAACAGGAGTCGTTTTATATATCGAATATAATATGTTCAATATAATTTATTCTGACACAATGCAATACAACCAAAGGGAACATCTATTAGAATTAGGAAGACAAGCAATCGATCACTTtcaaaaggaaaagaaaactAATCCAGAGGTAGCCATAGATTTTTTTAGAATGTTTAGCTTGAAACTTGCCCATCTTCATTTAGGTATTGGACTATTTGGAAATTATTTGAAGACGGCTGTACCGAATAAAGACATTGACGAAGGAAAACGTTTgcttaaaattattaaagacaaCAAACAAATGTGGGAAAGAATGGAAGTTCGTTGGAAATGGTTCTATTATACAGCTCTAGGAAGAGTTTCACATTTGGAAAATTGCCCGAATGAAGCATTGGAAAACACAAAACATGCTTTAAGTGTTGCTGAAAACGGGAAAGGAAATAATGAAAAcgaaataaaaagttcaaaagaaaCTATAAAATACATTGAAGACCAACTTTATTTACAACAAAGACGTtggtatttttgtaatataatcTGA